Below is a window of Alphaproteobacteria bacterium DNA.
CAGAAAGCCGCCCTGCGCGCAGAATGCCGGGCCCGGCGCGACGGGATCCGCGCCGCCGCCGCGGCAGTCGAGAGCACCGGCGCGGCCAGCGATGGCGCGGGGGCGTCAGCCGCCCGGCATTTCCTTGAACTTCTCCCGGGTCTCGGCCTGACGGGAGCGGGCGTGGCGGCCGGGTACTGGCCACACGGTAGTGAGATCGATCCCCTGCCATTTATGCGGTCTCTGGCGGCGGACGGCTGGACCACCTGTTTTCCCGCCATCGCCCCCAACCGGCTGACTGAAGCGCCCCTTGATTTTCGTGTCTGGTCGCCGGACACACGCCCCCCCTTCAGCCGCTTCCGGATCCCGGCGCCCGACGAAAATGCACCCTCGCTCCTGCCTGATCTGGTGGTCGTGCCGCTTCTCGCCTTCGATGACGGGTGCCACAGGCTCGGCTATGGCGGCGGCTATTATGACCGGACCCTGGCGGCCTTGCGGAGGATCTCTCCGGCCAGCCGCGCCGTCGGCCTCGCTTTTGACGGCCAGCGCCGCGACGACCTGCCGGTGGCCGACCACGATGCGCGGCTCGATGCGGTGGTCACGGAGAAAACCGTCTATACAGGGCCGGCGGTGTGACGGTCCGCCACCTTGGCGCCGGCTCTCCCCTTGATGTGAACAACGGATGGCGACGACATGCGGTTACTGTTTCTTGGCGATATCATGGGACGCGCCGGGCGCGATGCGCTGATGGAGGCCTTGCCGGACCTTCGGGCCGAGTTAAGCCTCGATTTTGTCGTGGTCAATGGCGAGAACGCCGCCGGCGGGTTCGGCATCACGCCGCAAATCTGCGAGGGCCTGTACCAGACCGGCGTTGATGCCATCACGACGGGCAATCATGTCTGGGACGCCAAGGAAATCATCGGCTATATCGGTGGCGACGCAAGATTGCTGCGTCCGGTGAATTACCCGAAAGACACGCCCGGCCGCGGGGCCGCGACATACTCGCTGGCGGACGGGCGCAGGGTCCTGGTGGTCAACGTCATGACACGACTTTTTATGGACCCGCTCGACGATCCATTCCCCGCGCTTGACACGGTACTGCAGACGGCCCGGCTGGGGCGAGCCGTGGACGCCGTCATCGTCGATGTGCATGGCGAGGCGACGAGCGAGAAGATGGCGATCGGCCATTATCTGGACGGCCGCGCCTCGCTTGTGGTGGGAACCCATTCGCATATACCCACGGCGGATGCGCATGTCCTGCCCGGCGGCACTGCTTATCAGAGCGACGCCGGCATGTGCGGCGATTACGATTCGGTGATCGGCATGGAGAAGGAGCCGGCCATGAGGCGGTTCATCCGCAAGATGCCCACGGGCCGGGTCCCGCCGGCGACCGGCCCGGCGACGCTATGCGGCGTCTTCGTCGAAACCGACGACGCGACCGGGCTCGCCCGGACCGTCGCCCCGTTGCGCCGGGGCGGCATTCTGGCACCCGCCGGCCCGGCCTAGGGTGGGCAGGCCGAGGAAGCGCTGGGATTTCACCCTATATCTGGTATAAATCCCGCCAATTCTTACAATATCTCTATCTCCGATGGGCGGAGCACGGGTCGGACGACTATGGCAGGTCATTCCAAATTCAAGAACATCCAGCACCGCAAGTCGGCGCAGGACAAAAAGCGCGCCAAGATCTTCAGTCGCCTCATCCGGGAGGTCATCGTGGCCGCCCGTACCGGCCTGCCCGAGCCGGACAAGAATCCACGCCTGCGCGCCGCCGTGGCCGCGGCCCGCACCGCCAACATGCCAAACGACAACATCGAGCGTGCGATCGCCAAGGTGGCGGGCGGGGACGACGACACGAATTACGAGGAAATCCGCTACGAGGGCTATGGACCGGGCGGGGTGGCGGTGATCGTCGAGGCGCTGACCGACAACCGTAACCGCACCGCCGGCGAGGTCCGGGCCATTTTCTCCAAGCATGGCGGCAATCTCGGCGAAACCGGCAGCGTGAGCTTCATGTTCGAGCGCCGGGGGGTGATCCGGTATCCCGCGGAGGCGGGCTCGGCTGAAGATATCCTCGAGGCGGTGATCGAGGCGGGGGCCGAGGATGTCGCGCACGATCAGGACGGCCACGACGTCATCACCGCGCCCGAAGACCTGCATGCCGCGCGCGACACGCTGGCGGCCCGCTTCGGCGAGCCGGAAAGCGCCGAACTGGTCTGGCGGCCGGCCAACACGGTCGAGGTGGATGAGGCGGCGGCGGCGACACTTCTCAAGCTGCTGGACGCGCTTGACGACAACGACGATGTGCAATCGGTCGCCGCCAATTTCGAGGTGTCCGATGACATCCTCGAACGACTGACGGCATGACCGGGGCCCTTCGGTCCTGGCGTGGGGCCCTTCGGCCCTGGCGTGGGGCCTGACGGGGCGGCGATGGTGACGGGGAGCGGCGCGCAATGAAACTGATCGGGCTTGATCCCGGCTTGCGGCGCACTGGCTGGGGCGTGATCGAGGTCACGGGAAACGCGCTCGTCCATGTCGCCAATGGCACGGTCGAAAGCGAGGCGAGCGCGCCACTCGCCCGGCGTCTCGAGGAGATTTTTACCGGCCTGATGGCAGTGCTGGCGGCGCACCGGCCCAAAAGTGCCGCGGTGGAGGAGACCTTCGTCAACCGGAACCCCAGCTCGACACTCAAGCTTGGCATGGCGCGCGGGGTCGTGCTGCTGGCGCCGGCCAGGGCTGGCTTGGCGGTGGCGGAGTATTCCGCCAATCAGATCAAGAAATCGGTCGTAGGCAGCGGGCACGCGACCAAGGATCAGATTGCCATGATGGTGACCACCCTGTTGCCCCGGGCCGAGATCAGCGGTCACGACGCGGCCGACGCGCTGGCCGTGGCCATCTGCCATGCGCATATGTCGATGACGGCGACGCGCATTGCGGCCGGGCGGACGGATGCGGTTGCGGGACGGTTCGGATGATCGCCAGGCTGAAAGGGCTTCTGGATTATACGGACGATGGGCGCGTGGTGCTCGATGTGGGCGGTGTCGGCTATCTGGTCTTTTGCTCGAACCGCACCATTGCTGACCTGGCCGCTCCCGGCAGTCCCGTGACGCTCGAAATCGAGACCCAGGTGCGCGAGGACCAGATTGCCCTTTATGGATTTCGTGACGTGTCCGAGCGCGACTGGTTCCGTCTCCTGATCACGGTGCAGGGCGTGGGTGCCCGGGTCGCGCTGGCGATTCTCTCGGTCCTCCCGCCGAAGGATCTTGCGCGGGCGATCGCGGCCGGCGACAAGGCACTGATAACCCGTGCGGACGGCGTCGGCCCCAAGCTGGCGACGCGTATCCTGTCCGAGTTGCGCGACAAGGCCCCGGCGCCGGAGACCGGCCATGGGTTTTCCGCGGCCGGCGGGGCGGCGGCGGACGATCCGGCGGCACGGACGGTTGAAGGCGACGCGGTATCGGCGCTCGTCAATCTCGGCTATGGACGCAGCGAGGCCTATGGCGCAGTCGCCCGCGCGGCCAGCCGGCTGGGCGATGGCGCGGGGGTCGAGCTGCTGATCCGGGACGGCCTGAAGGAGCTGAGCACGTGAGCACGGATCGACTGGTTGCGGGGAAGGCAATGGCCGCCGACGAGGTCCCGGGCGACCCTCTCGACACCTCTCTGCGCCCGACCAGCCTTTCGGCCTTCGTCGGCCAGGCGAAGCTACGCGAGAATTTGCGGGTCTTCATCGAGGCGGCGAAGAAACGGGGCGACGCGCTGGACCATGTGCTGTTTCACGGACCGCCCGGGCTCGGCAAGACGACACTCGCCCAGATCGTCGCGCGCGAGCTGGGGGCGGGGTTCCGCGCGACGTCCGGTCCCGTGATCGCCAAGGCGGGCGACCTGGCGGCGCTGGTGACCAATCTGGAACCGGGCGATGTGCTGTTCATCGACGAAATTCACCGCCTCAATCCGGCGGTCGAGGAAATCCTTTACCCGGCGATGGAGGATTTTCAGCTCGATCTGATGATCGGGGAGGGGCCAGGGGCGCGCTCCGTCAAGATCGATCTGCCTAAATTCACCCTGATTGGAGCGACGACGCGCTCGGGCCTGATCACCACCCCCCTGCGCGAGCGCTTCGGTATTCCCTTGCGGCTCGCATTCTACCAGACGGACGAACTCGAGCGTATCGTCAGCCGCGGGGCGGGGCTGCTCGATCTTGCCCTGACTCCCGACGGCGCGCGCGAGATTGCCCGGCGCGCCCGCGGGACACCACGCGTCGCCGGCCGGCTGTTGCGTCGGGTCCGCGATTTCGCCGCCGTTTCGGGCACGAAGGAGGTGGATGCGGCGGCGGCCGATGCGGCGCTTAACCGGCTGGAAGTGGATGGCCGCGGCCTGGATTCGATGGACCGGCGGTACCTTTCCTGCATCGCTTCCAACTACGGCGGCGGTCCGGTGGGCGTGGAAACGCTTTCGGCTGCGCTGTCCGAGCAGCGCGATGTGCTCGAGGACGTCGTGGAACCCTTCCTGATCCAGCAGGGCTTTGTGCAACGCACGTCGCGTGGGCGGTTGCTGACCGCGAGCGCGTTCGAGCATCTGGGCCTGCGCATCCCGGCCGGGCTCGCCCGGCAACTTGATCTCCTGGGCGCGGAAGACGCGACCGGCGAAGGTGAGGCGGATGACTGAACGATCCGGTCGGAGAACGAGCGAGGCAACACGTCGCCATACTCATGCCCATATTATGCCGCTTCGTATCTACTTTGAGGATACGGACGCGGGGGGCATCGTTTATCACGCCAATTATTTCCGGCATGCCGAGCGTGCGCGCGCCGAGATGATGCGTACGGTCGGACTGGAGAGCCGTCATCTCTGGGAAAAGGAGGATCGTATCTTCGCCATCCGCCATGCGGAGATTGACTATCTCGCGCCTGCTTATCTGGACGATGCACTCGAGGTCGAGAGTGAAATCCTGGAAATGCGGGGCAGTTCGATGACCGCCCGCCAATGCGTGAAACGCGAAGGCCGGATGCTGGTTGAAATGAATATCGTTCTAGTTTGTCTCACGGGCGAGGGAAAGCCGGTCCGGATACCGGATCACGTTCGTGACAGATTGGGAGCCTTTGTCGCAACGGTCGGGGCCGGCGGGACAGAAGAAAAGGGTTAGGGGCAACTCAAATGGAAAATGCAGTCGTTGATACCGTGCAGCTCGCCGGGTCGATGGATAATGCCAGCCTGTCGATCTGGGGCTTGTTTCTCCAGGCCGATTTCATCGTCAAATCCGTCATGATCATTCTCGTCCTGGCCTCGTTCTGGAGCTGGTCGATCATTTTCGAGAAATCACTCCGCCTGCGCCGTCTGCGCCGGGACACGGACGCCTTCGAGGCCGAATTCTGGTCCGGCACGGCGCTCGAGAGCCTGTACAAGGATGCCAAAAGCGAGCCTGAGGAACCGATGTCCGCCGTCTTCGTCGCGGCGATGGGCGAGTATGAACGCGCCGCCCGCAAGGGAATCGCGCCCGCCGGGCGCGCCTGGCTCCAGCAACGTATCGAGCGCGCGATGGACATCACCATCGGTCGCGAAATGGAGCGCCTCGAACGCTACATGCCGTTTCTGGCCTCGGTCGGATCGACCGCACCCTTTGTCGGCCTGTTCGGCCCGGTCTGGGGCATCATGAACAGTTTTCAGGCGATCGGCATGACCAAGAGCACCAGCCTGGCAGTCGTCGCGCCCGGCATCGCCGAGGCACTTTTCGCCACAGCGCTTGGCCTTATCGCCGCGATCCCGGCCGTCCTGGCCTACAACAAGCTGTCGGGCGACCTCGGCCGGTATGCCGGCCGACTCGAAGCCTTCGCCGGCGAGTTCATCGCCATTCTCTCCCGCGAGTTCGAGGAGAAATAGAGATGGGCGTGTCAGTTGGCCAGAACACGGGCCGCCGGGGCCGCGCCCGCAGCCGGCCCGGCATGATGAGTGAGATCAACGTCACCCCGCTGGTTGACGTGATGCTCGTGCTTCTGATCGTTTTCATGGTTACAGCGCCGCTCCTGACCGTGGGCGTGCCGGTGGATCTGCCCGAGGCGGATGCGCCCTCGCTCACCCAGCCGGAAGAGCCGCTGGTGGTTTCGGTCGACGGGGAGGGGCGGATCTTCATCCAGGAAACCGAAACGACGATTGCCGAACTTGCGCCACGATTGGCTGCGATAACCGGGAACAATCCGGAAACCCGGATATATCTGAGGGGAGATCGTACGCTCAATTACGGGCGGGTCATGGAAGTGATGGGGACGGTCAACGCGGCCGGCTTCAACCGGGTCGCCCTCGTGGCGGAAGTTCCGCGTCCGAAGTAGGGCGTGGCTGACTTGACCAATCGGGCAGGTGAGGCGGGTGATGCGGGTGATGCGCCCGGCGCGGCGGCTCGCCCGGACGACCATCCCCGACAGGGAAACGGCGCGAGGACCATGCGGCGCGGCGCACTCTTTTCAGCCTTGGTTCATGTCGCGGTACTCCTGGTCGCGGTCTTCGGGATTCCAAGCGTGCTCGAGGACCGGATCGGCCCGACGCCGCCCATCCCTGTCGAAATGGTGACAATCGACGACGAGACCCGCGCGCCGGTCCCGATGGCCGAGCCCGAGCCCGAGCCCCAACCCGAGCCCCAACCCGAGCCCGAGCCGGCACCCGCGCCGGCACCGGCGCCGGAACCGGCGCCGCCGGCCGCATCACCCGCCGCGCCGCCCAGCCCGGCCCCGTCACCCGCCCCGCGCGAGGTGGTTCCGGCCGCCCCGCCGCCCGTGCCGCCGCCCGTGCCGAAGCCCGAGGCCAGGCCGAAGCCGCCGCCCGAGCGGCCGTCTCCGGCCCCCCAAACGGCGGCCGCGCCGCGAAAAAAACCCGCGCCGGAGCGCCAGAAGCCGGCCGCCGACGAGTTCATGTCCGTCCTCAGGACGGTGGAGGAGTTGAAATCCCAGGCGCCACACCAGGAAAAACAGCAGGAATCGGCCGATCGCGCCCCAGAACCGCCACAGTCCCAGCCCAGTGTTTCGCCCGCCAGGCGACTGACCATGAGCGAACTCGACGCTGTCCGGGCCCAGATCGCCAGGTGCTGGAACATTCCCGCCGGCGCGCGGGACGCAGAGAACCTCGTAGTGGAGATCTGGGTGGCGATGCTGCCGGATGGCCGGGTGAGCGACGCAAGGATCGTGGACCGGGACCGGGCCGGCCGGGACCCGTTCTTCCGGGCCGCGGCCGAAAGCGCCCTGCGCGCGGTTCTCAACCCCCAATGTTCGCCCTTGCGGTTGCCGCCGGAAAAATATGAAGTGTGGCGCACAATGACACTGGCCTTTAATCCCAAGGAAATGTTCGGAAGCTAAGATTCCATCTCGTGATTAGGCACATTCCCCTCCCTTTCGGTCTATCCGTCCTGCTGCTGGTCATCGTGCTCGGAAACTTTTCCGCCCGGGCCGAGCTCCGCATCGACATCACGCGGGGCAATATTGACCCGCTCCCCATCGCCGTGACGGCGTTTTCCGGCGGCACGGAAGAGGAGACATCTCTCGCCAGCGATGTGGCGGATGTGGTCTCGGCCGACCTGGAACGCTCCGGCCTGTTTCGCCCGATCGAGCGCAGCGCCTTCATCGAGCAACTGTCCTCGCTTGCGGTGCGTCCCCGGTTCGGCGACTGGCGGATCATCAATGCCCAGGCCCTGGTGCACGGGCGAGCGCAGCTCATGCCGGACGGGCGGCTTCGCGTGGAGTTCCGGCTTTGGGATGTTTTCGCCGAGCAGCAAATCAGCGGCTGGGCGTTCCAGACGACACAGGATAACTGGCGTCAGATTTCGCACAAGATCGCGGACAAGATTTACGAGCGTATCACGGGGGAGAGCGGCTATTTCGACAGCCGGATCGTCTATGTCTCGGAGAGCGGCTCGGCCATGAATCGCATCAAGCGCCTTGCGATCATGGATCAGGATGGCGCCAATCACCGCTTTCTGACCGACGGTGGCACGCTGGTGCTAACGCCCCGCTTTTCTCCGACCTCCCAGGAAATCACCTACCTGTCCTACGTCAACGATCAGCCGCGGGTTTACATCTATAATATTGAAAGTGGACGGCAGGAAATCCTGGGTGATTTTCCGGGCATGACCTTCGCGCCCCGTTTCACGCCCGACGGCAACAAGGTCATCATGAGCTTGGCGACGGGGGGCAATTCGGAAATTTACAGCATGGACCTCAGAACCCGTCGGGTCCGTCGCCTGACCAAGAATCCGGCCATCGATACGTCGCCCTCCGCCTCGCCCGACGGGGAATCCATCGCCTTCAATTCGGACCGGGGCGGCAGCCAGCAGATCTATGTCATGGATTCGGATGGGGGCAATGTGCATCGAATCAGCTTTGGGGAGGGGCGCTATGCCACTCCGGTATGGTCGCCACGGGGCGATCTGGTCGCCTTTACGAAAATGTTAAAGGGTGAATTTTATATTGGCGTGATGAAATTCGACGGGTCGGGGGAGCGCCTTCTGGCCAAGGGATTTCTGGTGGAAGGGCCGACCTGGGCGCCAAACGGGCGGGTTCTCGCCTTTTTCCGCCAGGAACCCCAGTCCGGGCCGGATAGCGGCGGGGCCCGGCTTTTTTCCATCGATCTGACGGGGCATAACGAACGCGAAATACTTACGCCGTTAAATGCTTCTGACCCGGCCTGGTCGCCGCTTTTGCCCTAGGCGGAAGCGGCCATCGGGTGGGGAAAGAGCGCGTTAAGAGATAGAAAACAAAGAAATTGCCGCTTTTGCTGGGGTGTTGTATGAAAAACACAGCGAAAATGGAATGGTTAACGGGGCTGGTTTGCGGTAGCCGCCTGCCGTTTCTCGCGCCCGGAGACGGGCGCCATTGTCAGGGGAATTGAACTATGAAACTCAAATTGGCGGCGCTTTTTTCGGCGCTCCTGTTCGTATCCGGCTGTCAGACGAGTCCCACGCAAACGGGAGGCGCTGGCGGAACGGGTTTCGGCACGTCCGGCGGCGGTGCCGGCGGCTCGGTCGTTTCGACGCCGCAGCCCGGCAGCCAGGCCGCGCTTGAGCAGGCGGCGGGTGACCGGGTCTTCTTCGACTTCGACCGCTACAATATCGACGGCGAGGCGGAGGATACGCTCAAGGCACAAGCAGCCTGGCTCGAAAGCAACCCGTCGGTCACCGTGACCGTCGAGGGCCATGCGGACGAGCGGGGCACGCGGGAATACAACCTTGCCCTCGGCGAGAGGCGGGCCAACGCGGTCAAGAATTACCTCGTGGCGCTCGGCATCGACGATGGGCGTATCACCACGATCAGCTACGGCAAGGAGCGCCCGGCGGTCGAGGGATCGAACGAAGCGGCCTGGGCGAAAAACCGTCGCGCCGTGACGGTCGTCACGTCCTCGCCGCGGAGCTGACGACGGCTTCTGGTCGAGCCGCGATCCCGGCCCGGTCCCGGGCCGGATCGCTCCCATCCGTTACTGGAATTGTTGAACCCCGGCGAGCAGGTTGCCGGGGCTCACATCTTTTCGACATATTCGGGTCGATAATTCGGGGTCCGGGCCGGTGATCCCAATGTCCGCCGGTTGCGGAGCGAATGCGGTTGGCGGCCGGGAGCGGAACAATTGAGATCGGCATGATGCGAGAACCCGGCGTGATGCAAGAACATGGGGGACGCCGTCGGCGTCGCGGTCCGGCGCGGCGGGCGGTGATGCCTGTGGCGATCCTCGGGCTGGCCCTGGCGGTCTCGGGCGGAGTTGGCCCGGTGTGCGCCCAGTCGGGCGAACTCGCGCCGGTGGTTACCCGGCTCGAGCGGCTCGAGGCCGACCTGAACGCGCTCCAGAAACAGGTCTACCGTGGCGAGAAACCGTCCGCCGTATCGCCTGCGAGCGATGGCGCGGGCACTGGCGCGGGCACTGGCGTGGGCACTGGCGCAGGCACTGGGCTTCAGGCGGGCCCCGTCGCGGCGCGGCTTCAGGTGAAGCTGAGCGATCTCGAGACTCAGATCCAGGAACTGACCGGTCGTGTCGAGGAAATCGCGCACGGGCTGGAACGCACCGGCCATCGTATCGATACGTTGCAGAGCGACCTCGAGATGCGCCTTTCGGCCCTCGAACGCCAGGGTGGCCGCGGGGCCGCGGACTTCGCCGACGGAAGCGCCGGCAGCTCCGGCGTTGACCGGCCAGGGTCGGCCGAACGCCCGGCCGGACGCTCGGGGCAGGTCATGCCCCTTGGTGTCACGCCCAACCCGTCCGTGCCACCGGCAGCGACCGGTGCCGGCGAGACGGCCGATATGGCGGCCTTGCCGGGCGCCGTCCTGCCGCCCGGGTCGGCGGAAGAGCAGTACAACCACGCCTTTTCTCTCGTCATCCAGGCCGATTACGAGGCGGCCGAAAAGGCGCTGGCGGCGTTTCTCGCCGCCCATGGCACGCATGACCTTGCGAGCAATGCCGCTTATTGGCGGGCAGAGACTTTTTACGTCCGCAAGAATTTCGCCGAGGCCGCCGTCCGGTTCGCGGAAAGCTACAAGCAATATCCCGACGGTACGAAGGCGCCTGACAGCCTGCTGAAACTCGGTATGTCGCTCGCGTCGCTCGAAAAAACGGAGGAGGCCTGCAAGTCCTTCGCCGAACTCGCGCGGCGCTATCCCGAGGCGCCTGCGCGCATTCAGCAACATGCCAGCCGCGAACGCGCGCGACTTGGCTGCCCCTGAAACCGGGGACACGCGGGCCGCGGGTGATATCGGCCCGGCCTGGTTCGAGGGGCGCATGGCTGCGCTCGGCCCGTTCGAAGAGATCCCCCATATTGCCGTTGCCGTCTCGGGCGGGGCCGACAGCCGGGCGCTCGTCCTGCTGGCGCGGGAGTGGGTGGTCGCGCGCCCCGGCGCGCGGCTAACGGCGCTTACCGTGGATCACGGGCTCCGGCCCGATTCGGCGGATGAGGCGGCGCGGACTGGCGCCTGGCTCCGCGATCACCGCATCGCTCATGTAATTCTGCGCTGGACCGGCCCGAAGCCCGCGAGCGGGGTGCAGGCGGCGGCCCGGGCGGCGCGTTACGGGCTGATGGAGGGCTGGTGCCGCCGGGAAGGCGTGTTGCACCTGCTGGTGGCCCATCAGCGCGACGATCAGGCGGAGACCGCACTCCTCCGGCGCGAGCGCGGCACCGGTCCGCGCGGCCGGGCGGCCATGCCCGCGATCAGCGAAACGCCCGATTTGCGCTTGCTGCGCCCCCTGCTTCCGGTCCCCGGCACCGCGGTGCGCGCCTGGCTTGCCGCCCGCGGCGAGAGCTGGATCGAGGACCCGTCAAACCGCGACCGCCGGTTTACCCGTGTGCGGTTGCGCGCGATTCTGCGCGCCTCACCCGCGCGCGCCGATCGCCTTTATGCCGCAACGATCGCGGCCGGCGCGGCGCGCGCCGAAAGTGACCGGGGCATGGCCCGGTTCTTCGCCGCGAACGGATATCTCAGTCCTCTCGGATTTGCGGTGCTGTCGCGCGACGGCGTTCGCCGGCTTTCGGGCGAAACGCTTGAGACCGTGTTGAGCCGCCTCGTGCAGACCGTTTCGGGAAGCGCCTTTCCCCCACGCCGCCAGCGCGTGCGCAGCCTGGGTAAGGACCTGCTGGCGACCGGCCTCGGGCACGCACGCACGCTGGGCGGCTGCCGCCTGATGACGGCTCAAAGGGCTGCCACCGGGCTCAAGGCGCGCGCCGACGGTGATCTGCTTCTGGTCGTCCGCGAGCCGGGGGCAGTCGCGCCCGAACTCGACCTCGTGGTTTCCTCGCGGCCGGAGACGGCGGGCGATCCACACTGGGATGGCCGGTTCGTCGTGACGCTGGCCGGGGGCGGCGGCGCGGGAATGCAGGTCGGCGCGCTCGGGGCCGAGGGCTGGCGGCAGGTGCGCCAGATGCTGTCGGGGCGGGCGCCCGATGGTCCCGGCCGGCTGACCGCCTTCGCCCGCGAGGTTCCAGCCCCGGCCCGTGCGGCGCTGCCGGTCATCCGCCGTGACGGCCGGATCGTATCCATGGCGGGGCTCGATCTGGATGGGGGCGATTTCGCCCGGTTCCGCTTCCGGCCCCGGGTGCCGCTCGTCGGGGCCCCGTTTTCCAGCGCCTGAGCCTGCCCTGGGGCGGAATTGGGTCCCAAGACCGGCGCCGGCCGCAAGTTTCCCGGCCGGGGGAGGCCGGGAGAGCCCGGGGGAGCCCGGGGGAGCCCGGGAAAGCATTGTTTTTGCGTCCCGAGGCATTATCTGTCTGGGGTAACGGGACCTTCAGGGAACGGCTATACTGTTGCCCGCC
It encodes the following:
- the tilS gene encoding tRNA lysidine(34) synthetase TilS, with protein sequence MPAANARDLAAPETGDTRAAGDIGPAWFEGRMAALGPFEEIPHIAVAVSGGADSRALVLLAREWVVARPGARLTALTVDHGLRPDSADEAARTGAWLRDHRIAHVILRWTGPKPASGVQAAARAARYGLMEGWCRREGVLHLLVAHQRDDQAETALLRRERGTGPRGRAAMPAISETPDLRLLRPLLPVPGTAVRAWLAARGESWIEDPSNRDRRFTRVRLRAILRASPARADRLYAATIAAGAARAESDRGMARFFAANGYLSPLGFAVLSRDGVRRLSGETLETVLSRLVQTVSGSAFPPRRQRVRSLGKDLLATGLGHARTLGGCRLMTAQRAATGLKARADGDLLLVVREPGAVAPELDLVVSSRPETAGDPHWDGRFVVTLAGGGGAGMQVGALGAEGWRQVRQMLSGRAPDGPGRLTAFAREVPAPARAALPVIRRDGRIVSMAGLDLDGGDFARFRFRPRVPLVGAPFSSA
- the ybgF gene encoding tol-pal system protein YbgF — protein: MPVAILGLALAVSGGVGPVCAQSGELAPVVTRLERLEADLNALQKQVYRGEKPSAVSPASDGAGTGAGTGVGTGAGTGLQAGPVAARLQVKLSDLETQIQELTGRVEEIAHGLERTGHRIDTLQSDLEMRLSALERQGGRGAADFADGSAGSSGVDRPGSAERPAGRSGQVMPLGVTPNPSVPPAATGAGETADMAALPGAVLPPGSAEEQYNHAFSLVIQADYEAAEKALAAFLAAHGTHDLASNAAYWRAETFYVRKNFAEAAVRFAESYKQYPDGTKAPDSLLKLGMSLASLEKTEEACKSFAELARRYPEAPARIQQHASRERARLGCP